The sequence ATTCCAGCTAAAAATGGCAGATAAAAATTCTCAAAGATAatggaaatgaaaatgagagagagagagagagagagagagagagagagagagtaccaGTCGATTTGTTGATTGGTGGTGGATGGCGCCGGAGACAGAAGGACCAAAGAGCGGTGAGGTTCAGATTGAAGACGGGTGTTGAGTAATTGAGTTTATAGAAGACTTTTGAGTTTGAGTTGGATTCGAAAATGTACGAgggagtattttttttttttttttgaagtttatttCACTCTTTGGAGAGAATGAGGAGGCGCACTCTAACTAGCTTTTTGGGGCTTCAAGGGAAACACACGCCGCACGCCTTTCCTGTTTCTCTTTTACAAGTGTCAAAAAGACGGCTGACCTTTGACTTGCGTAACCGGTTACATCGGTGAGGGGGTTTCAATCTCTTCCCTTGTCAGATTCCTCATCTGCCCTTACTTTTTCAAACATtctcaaattttgatattactTACCATTTATaaccattattaatttatattataaattttaattaaaatacttaattttattaatttttattttaatattttaaaaattataattatttaaattattatttgatatataaatgtaaTTGATGATCATTTAccactaaaataaataattttgtaattaattttttatttaaatacaatttatttatttttatttctaaaatattatctatttagattttaaatttcaaatcaaaTGGAATACAATCAAAATTTGCTGTGACAAATCAAAAAGAAATGCCTGAACACCTGCCGACTTCAGATCCTGGCCTATGGGTGGAGTCGAGTCGAAGAGGTAAACAAggaatttttaagttttgatgAGGGCAAAAGAGGAATTGTGTAAAAAGTTTACCTTGAAAGAGCTAGAAGCCCTGCGGCTGGGTGGCTAATGATAAATGATCAGCATCACTTAGAACTtcattaatgttattaattttattttattttatttttttaaaaaaattattttatatttttgttggaaattacatatatatttaagcaTCAAGGTGGCCAGAATTTTCATCACATCATCATCACAATCATTGTTTTGCTTTACAATTGAATTGAGCATATTAAACATAGAAAGGAAATCAGAATTTCAAAaacaccccccaaaaaaaaaaaacaaaaacagaaaaaaaccaaaagtgcatgctatatatatttataattgatcAATTTTTCTCCTTATAAGAGAAAACAGCATGCACAAAAAAACTGATGTCATTATGTATTATATTGAAGAATTGGTATTTTATTATCTACAAATTTGCCAAAAATATTTGATTCCAAGTATCAGGAACACCTGGCAAACACCAGTGGATACAATCTGCATGGTGTAGTGGGTCAGCTTTTTGCTCTTCCGTTAAGAGTTTGCCTCCAGACTCTGTATAAACAGAGGAGTGAGCGTCCACTCTGTATTCTGAAATCTGTGTTACATTTAGCACTGTTACTGGAACTTTCATCTTCTCCACTACATCACTCACCGCCTTCATTATCCTTTTATCTGAACCTGTTCCCCAATGTCCCTTTTTTCTCACTGGACCTGTTTCATTATAGCATTTTATGCCTTCTTTGTTGTTCCAATCTGCGCTTCTGAAATATATTCAAACACAAGTTCAAACATATAGGTTGAGTTGAAGATCcaataatttgtttttcaaaataataaaagaaaaaaagagaaggaaaaagttATATGagtgtgtgtatgtgtatatagtTCTGCTATGGTCCGCAACATCACCTAacataaatatttgattatgtaATTCGACAATTATATTAATGGAATTTCATGTCTAGGTGTTTAACATAAGCTGGATTTGATCCCTATTAAGTGTGTGCATAGAGAGAGACCTTTGGTGTGTAGGAGACATGGTAGTGAAGAAGACTCGAGTGGTGTTGGGATTGATAGTGGAGTCCACCCAGTTGGCCCAAGTCTTCAAACCGATTCTATAAGCAACTGCAGCGTCCAATTCTTCATATCCTTCTTCCCCATTTGCAAATGAACCCCATCTGTTCTCAGTCAAACATTgtcattttcataaataatgaacctttgaaAAGAAAGATATCCAATTAACTTCaaagttaattaattagttatagtgaaaaaaaataaagaaaaagaaaaaaaagtttataaagtgTTAAAAGAATTTACAGTGACTTGATCTTCAAGCCACTCATCCACCAAACATAAGTGTTGAAGACAAGGATATCCACTCCAATCCAGTGTTTGGCATGCTTGGCAACGGAATCCACTTTAAGTATCCTTTTCTTTGGATCACCTATTATTTGGACATCGGAATTGGATTCAACCAAAAATGGTGCCCAATAGAATTCTATAGTTGCATTATACTCCTGAAAAAGATTGAGACACAGAAATTTGCTTCAAATTCAAGCTATACAGCTGGTGCCTGGTAGGTATATAAATGTATCACATACGATTCAAAAGAATACCTATTTACTTTAAGTTAAAGATTCATTTCTACTTTAGTACATGTTTAGAATTTGGATTAtctatcttttttacttttggtatgtttctatatataatttttcttcacaattttctttcaaataaattaataattcaaagTTAATCGTttaacaatctttttttttttttcctttgtcaatcataaattccacattccaaataagcttaacTTAGGTATAACAGAAATATTCTTTGCCCACCACTAATTATTAATGATTAGaacaaatgataatttttttaaaataaaattaaaataagtatatatgattttcaaatacTTACCGTATAAATAATCCTGCATATGCCACCAGTTTAATGATGTAGCTAAGTAATTTTTTAACTCCTTGATTGTGATAGAATTCAATACCTTTGGTACTTTTAATTTGAAAGAGAAAATTATGATGATACCTTGGCTTTGAAGACACAATGAATGCGCCCTCGTTTCATGGattttttatcttcaggtatgatGGATTCAACCAGGCAAACAAAAGATTGCCATTGACCTCTTTGTAATGAATCTCCTACAAACAATAGTCTTTTTCCTCGAAGTTTTTTCAGGGCAAGTTCTGGA comes from Ziziphus jujuba cultivar Dongzao chromosome 6, ASM3175591v1 and encodes:
- the LOC107430884 gene encoding protein trichome birefringence-like 3 isoform X2, translating into MSLTQFSSAWTMKPGAASRAKLPLPLIATIIYDRISNEKTDALLIDDRFDFDPEECTVGNGKWVFNRSIKPLYTDRSCPYLDRQVSCAMNGRPDSNYTHWEWQPEDCILPRFDPELALKKLRGKRLLFVGDSLQRGQWQSFVCLVESIIPEDKKSMKRGRIHCVFKAKEYNATIEFYWAPFLVESNSDVQIIGDPKKRILKVDSVAKHAKHWIGVDILVFNTYVWWMSGLKIKSLWGSFANGEEGYEELDAAVAYRIGLKTWANWVDSTINPNTTRVFFTTMSPTHQRSADWNNKEGIKCYNETGPVRKKGHWGTGSDKRIMKAVSDVVEKMKVPVTVLNVTQISEYRVDAHSSVYTESGGKLLTEEQKADPLHHADCIHWCLPGVPDTWNQIFLANL
- the LOC107430884 gene encoding protein trichome birefringence-like 3 isoform X1 → MSLTQFSSAWTMKPGAASRAKLPLPLIATIICTFAFIALLYTESLGFLSSNSIFKIKSCSRKDSIFKSNDRISNEKTDALLIDDRFDFDPEECTVGNGKWVFNRSIKPLYTDRSCPYLDRQVSCAMNGRPDSNYTHWEWQPEDCILPRFDPELALKKLRGKRLLFVGDSLQRGQWQSFVCLVESIIPEDKKSMKRGRIHCVFKAKEYNATIEFYWAPFLVESNSDVQIIGDPKKRILKVDSVAKHAKHWIGVDILVFNTYVWWMSGLKIKSLWGSFANGEEGYEELDAAVAYRIGLKTWANWVDSTINPNTTRVFFTTMSPTHQRSADWNNKEGIKCYNETGPVRKKGHWGTGSDKRIMKAVSDVVEKMKVPVTVLNVTQISEYRVDAHSSVYTESGGKLLTEEQKADPLHHADCIHWCLPGVPDTWNQIFLANL